In Microbacterium pumilum, the following proteins share a genomic window:
- a CDS encoding MmgE/PrpD family protein produces the protein MTLGRAIGEVATRARFSDIPEAVRERISIHILDTLGVSVAGATAPWNTPVFQYVEASSARGQSSTCFGDIRLAAEGAAMGNATAAHGAELDDFHVPGGVHAGAVIVPAALAVAEELDAGLEELVTASVLGYETTIRIGRALSPEMTADRGFHVTSAFGPIGAAVATGVLRGLDVSQFAHAIGIAIASCGGVTEYTRTGGEIKRFHAGLAARAGVQASALAVSGLTGPAQALEGERGYFHAFSGSRLDRSTFDGFGEEWSADGLGIKPWSTCAGNQPAIAALETLLDQGVDPTRIASVKVWADKTAVGHCAHVGPDPQDMTGLQFSMHIALALRALRRSNSFAEYQRALDGADRGPLTAFGSKIHIHVGEAEEAAFSTRPFATVEVTLVDGTRRSARGTTPGDPGSPLDWAGLSLKLNDIIGVESERFDALSDELMDARNGVRLWDPYARLLPRPAASVVQ, from the coding sequence GTGACATTCCCGAGGCTGTCAGGGAACGGATCTCGATCCATATCCTCGACACGCTCGGGGTGAGCGTGGCCGGCGCGACGGCACCCTGGAACACTCCGGTCTTTCAGTATGTTGAGGCGTCGTCGGCACGAGGGCAGTCGAGCACTTGCTTCGGAGATATCCGACTGGCCGCCGAGGGAGCGGCGATGGGGAATGCGACCGCAGCCCACGGCGCAGAGCTCGACGACTTCCATGTGCCGGGCGGCGTGCACGCTGGTGCGGTCATCGTCCCCGCCGCACTGGCCGTCGCTGAAGAGCTGGATGCTGGGCTTGAAGAACTGGTCACGGCATCTGTTCTGGGATACGAAACGACGATCCGTATCGGGCGCGCGCTCTCTCCGGAGATGACTGCGGATAGAGGCTTTCATGTGACCAGCGCTTTTGGACCGATAGGGGCGGCGGTTGCCACGGGAGTTCTGCGAGGACTTGACGTCAGTCAATTCGCTCACGCAATCGGTATCGCCATCGCGAGCTGCGGCGGCGTAACTGAGTACACCCGCACCGGCGGTGAGATCAAGCGTTTTCACGCAGGTCTCGCCGCGCGGGCAGGCGTTCAAGCTTCTGCTCTTGCAGTCTCCGGCCTGACCGGGCCTGCCCAGGCGCTGGAGGGTGAGCGCGGCTACTTTCACGCTTTTTCCGGTAGCCGCCTTGACCGATCCACGTTCGACGGATTCGGGGAGGAGTGGTCCGCGGATGGGTTGGGGATCAAGCCGTGGTCGACATGCGCCGGCAACCAGCCTGCGATCGCGGCTTTGGAGACCCTTCTCGACCAGGGGGTCGATCCCACTCGGATTGCATCCGTCAAGGTGTGGGCCGACAAGACGGCAGTTGGCCATTGCGCTCACGTCGGTCCGGACCCACAAGATATGACCGGGCTGCAGTTCAGCATGCACATCGCGCTGGCCCTCCGGGCTCTGCGGCGAAGCAACTCCTTCGCGGAGTACCAACGCGCGCTGGACGGCGCCGACCGCGGTCCGCTCACGGCATTCGGTTCGAAGATCCACATTCATGTCGGCGAGGCAGAAGAGGCAGCTTTCTCGACCAGACCGTTCGCAACCGTGGAAGTCACGCTCGTTGACGGAACAAGGCGATCCGCGCGGGGAACAACGCCCGGCGACCCCGGATCGCCCTTGGACTGGGCCGGTCTGAGCCTGAAGCTGAACGACATCATCGGTGTCGAATCCGAGCGGTTCGACGCGCTGTCCGACGAGCTGATGGATGCGCGAAATGGGGTCCGCTTGTGGGATCCTTACGCAAGATTGCTGCCTCGACCGGCGGCAAGTGTCGTCCAATAG